A part of Vigna radiata var. radiata cultivar VC1973A chromosome 11, Vradiata_ver6, whole genome shotgun sequence genomic DNA contains:
- the LOC106776829 gene encoding putative clathrin assembly protein At1g25240, with product MTLWIKATGALKDRYSIWVARLLPSGPCRNPDLEMVIIKATSHDEQCMDYKNVQRVFKWLRTSPLYLQPLLYTLSIRMEKTRSWVVALKGLMLIHGVFCFDLPGVQKMGRLPFDLSLFSDGHVNPNRAWVYNAFVRAYFLYLDQKSAFVRMEAMRETKRGGKEKEESVMEELKSLEKLLDLIDLLLQVKPRSPRMNVVLVLEAMDCVMDEVLEVYEKFSARVHRVVERILDMGGEEEARVGLEVVRKAELQGNKMTTYFNFCKEIGILNVSDCPEIVRVDEKDIEELIRIRDGKEMESEESDEENGVEDNNCRAIVRFEETKQTDLKTVITEQWEVFEDDLAVDVMDGSTVTANNPFLDYSFSLVPYVPVSNNCVLPDLIVL from the coding sequence ATGACGCTGTGGATCAAGGCCACTGGAGCGTTGAAGGATAGGTACAGCATTTGGGTGGCGAGGCTCTTACCCAGTGGTCCATGCAGGAACCCTGATCTTGAAATGGTCATCATCAAGGCAACAAGCCACGACGAACAATGCATGGATTACAAGAACGTTCAGAGGGTTTTCAAATGGCTACGCACCTCACCCTTGTACCTTCAGCCTCTTCTCTACACTCTTTCAATCAGGATGGAAAAGACTCGTTCTTGGGTTGTGGCACTCAAGGGCTTGATGCTCATTCATGGGGTCTTCTGTTTTGATCTTCCCGGGGTGCAGAAGATGGGAAGGTTGCCGTTTGATTTGTCGTTGTTCAGCGACGGACACGTAAACCCTAACAGGGCCTGGGTTTACAATGCCTTTGTTAGGGCTTATTTCTTGTATTTGGACCAAAAATCAGCGTTTGTGAGGATGGAAGCAATGAGAGAGACCAAACGTGGAggaaaggagaaggaagagagcGTGATGGAAGAGCTGAAGAGCTTGGAGAAGCTGCTTGATTTGATCGATTTGCTTCTGCAAGTGAAGCCCAGGAGCCCCCGCATGAACGTGGTGCTTGTTCTTGAGGCCATGGATTGTGTCATGGACGAGGTTTTGGAAGTGTATGAGAAGTTTTCTGCTAGGGTTCATCGAGTTGTGGAGAGAATACTCGACATGGGTGGGGAAGAGGAAGCTAGGGTTGGTCTGGAAGTTGTGAGAAAAGCTGAATTGCAAGGGAACAAGATGACTACGTACTTCAACTTCTGTAAGGAGATTGGTATCCTTAATGTTTCGGACTGCCCTGAAATTGTGAGGGTGGATGAGAAAGACATTGAAGAACTGATAAGAATCAGAGACGGAAAAGAGATGGAGAGTGAGGAAAGTGATGAGGAAAATGGTGTTGAGGATAATAATTGCAGAGCCATTGTGAGGTTTGAGGAGACGAAGCAGACGGATTTGAAGACTGTGATCACAGAGCAATGGGAAGTGTTTGAGGATGATTTAGCAGTTGATGTTATGGATGGTTCAACTGTCACAGCAAATAACCCTTTTCTCGACTATTCTTTCAGCCTCGTACCCTATGTTCCTGTTTCTAACAATTGTGTTCTTCCCGATTTAATTGTTTTGTAG